The genomic stretch ATGTCAGCCGGGGTTTCAACCATTTCGGCTACCGGGGCTTCGacactttcttccatcaagtttccggcttccatgtctgcttctgctgcctGCAAAGCCTCTGCTGCTAATTCCTCAATTAAGGACATTCCTTCATCTTCTGGCGGTACAAATGCCTTTACACTCCGAATGTTCAGTGTtttttccttgaacaaactctctccaaaatcataaacTGCTGTTATCAAAGTAGAGGTACGCCCGGTTGTAATGGATACAGGGGTGGTCGTGACGTCTagaaccgttccaacaagccgcttgGAGTGCTTGTTGACGCCATATCTCCGTGCGCACTCGCTcagatgcacaacatgacaagcctttgccgtcaccttccctccaattcTAAGTCTAGGATCCCTCACTGGCATGTCTGacaatgcaccaagcctAATTTATATGACTCAAACCAAGTATCGGAGATGTAatggccatttcattgacgtccagacaagccattttacCCGACaaaaaattttgaaaaaaaaatcgatgaactttccgttgacggtcatttctctgtcacttttGGATATTAAAGCTTGCTACTTTACCCCAAGACGTGTTagagcatgctgaagacaacggtagcggtaactttctttaataatgatttctttgtttattaccataggtctgaaaagtggcctcacctgaggactggtcctcaggtgagcacagaagtagaatagacactagatcttggcctcgttgccatttcctttttcctggctctgtcgtaggacagacgcagtggccagacaACTGTCCTCGTCcggttcattacccgtgtgtggcatgccggaggaaaatacgtagcgtctcataggaaaccaaatatttgcgttatgcatccaaatgtttgcaacatacacaactctggtttccgttgcatgaggcgtataaagacgactcgtcttatcaaacctgatatgctaggaacgaaatattcctgattaacttacggtttccctagatgaaagttgtcaaaaGATGCTGGTGACACCATCCaaactcgatggtttggcgatcacataggtgatccaattgtctcgacaaaaactatgtcaatggtttgatagccagtacattggctacggggtttctacgttcgtacgttctgtttccaacacaaaaggtttcattttggaatctatattttagtctcgcaatcacaatcgaaaaacctaccgattaaacCAATCGAAGCCtctacaaggctttcccccaacttctactctttcgtcgtactctacaaatacatttgtaagcaggtagaaGTCTCTCAACAGTTGGAAATGACAAGTAGAggagaatggaaaggattggtaACAGACAGAATCTCGGATGGAAGTTGTGACCTGATGGCATTTGTATGGGTGGACCAAGACCGTCAATATTTTatatcaacagcatccaatcTGAATAGAGGCTGGAGTCCAGTTTGCTACCGGTGGAGTCAGGTGGATACATCACCTGATGCAGACCCTGAGAGGGTGGAGATCAATATTGCGCAACCAGTTGCAGCAGAAGTGTATTATTCTTGCTGTGCAATGATTGACAGACATAACCGGAGTTGGCAggatacactgatgcttgaGAGAAAACTTGGCACATGGGATTGGTCAACATGAGTCAACTTATCaatttttggtatcattgtTGTGGGCACATGGTTAGCCTACAGCCAATGTATAGGAATAGGAAAATCTGCTGGATgggaagaaaagcagaaggatttctACAGTGCCTTAGCCAAGGAGCTGGTGGACAACCAGTACAATAGTGTTGGAAGTTGCAAAGTTGGGAGGgatgagttggacaaggatagcCTAACCATCTCAAGAACTGGAGAGCCGCAATGTGGTCTCTCCGCACATCTACCACttaccaaaagaaaaagaaagaacaaagatggtactattaaaaaccaaagacagcagggaaggtgtttggtgtgttccaagaagaccacatatgtttgctctgtatgcaaagatgttgagacaattgaaagcaaagaaccatggatttgctacacaacgggagggcagctatgctttgcccaacacctgactgccttgcatggtagttaaagactttatggtactaattggatacaagtcactcctagtatttatggtaaaaatgtgtttcttaaccatcatagctaaatcccGTTTacctgtatagttttgtaccgtgtctacaggattgtCTACAGGCTTTGGCCCATTTAATGTTTTTTGTGtcaattgaaagcaaagaaccatggatttgctacacaacgggagggcagctatgctttgaccaacacctgactaccttttatggtagttaaagactttgtagtactaagtggatacaagtaactcctagtatttatggtaaaaatgtgtttcttaaccatcatagcaaAATCCCGTTTacctgtatagttttgtaccgtgtctacaggatttggcccatttgtttctttatttttgcgtcctcagctgaggacaaatgcctacctcagctgaggacaagggtcggtagaatagacactagcTAGCTGACAATAAAAGTCAAAACTGTATTTGGATTCTTACCTCCGGCTTTTGTAAACGGAATAACAATGCTACAACTGTAAATAAGAAAAAAAACTGCTTATTTACCTTGCGCCACCAGGCTGTCAATCGAAAGCTCTCAATATGGCTAGCCGGCTGCGCTAGTGACTTCTATGCACCTTTGTACGTGGCAGAACTATGCAACCCTCAGCTCAATAGCAACATAGGCAAGTAATAAAGAAATGGATTCTCATCAGCTTGTAGCATCCGAGCCGGCTACTGTAAACAGGGCATACGGAAAGGTTTGTAGGATTCTAGAGACCTGCTCCTGACGGACTGCTTCTGTAAGAACTGCTGGCGGTCCCATAGCAACACCTTCTTCAACGGTGCTCACTGATCCAATTTCAGTTGCATTGCGATATCCAAAGCTTTCGAAGTAGTCGTGAAATTTGAAAGGAGCCACACGGTTGTTTCTCGAAAGCCAACGAACCGGAATTCCGAAGGATTCCGACAGTATAACCCCGTGCAACGATGATGAGATGATGAATTTACAACGAAGCATTTTTTTGATCATACTTTGCCAGctttgttggacactgaGTATCTGTTCTTTGGGAACACTTTTCAGGTCGTTAATCTTACGATTGAAGTAGTGTGGAATCACGCAGTAGTCTAATGGAGCCGCAGCCGAATCATATTTGAACTCATTTTCGAACAAATGCGCAACCAAAAACCCAGGATCACCCGTTGTGCCAAAACCAAGTTCCTGTGAGATGCCTGAAATACCTCTGAAGGGAGTATGTAGCTTGTCGCGACACCAGCGCTTTACTAAATTTGCTGTCTTGGGCCCTCGGACACTGTAGACGGTCAAATTCTTGGCCTCATTCTGACAAATTTGACGTTGCCCATCAATTGATCCTGTACCCCACAAGTGGTCATTATCACGTACCAAAAAGAAGACGCTCCCCACGGTGAAGAGACAAATCTCGGGTAAAAAATGGTTGTATTTCTCTCGCTTGCTAAGGTCCAAAACGGGAAGGTCATCCACACCACCGCAGTTTGGGTATTTTTTACGTAGCACCTCTTTGGTTACAGCTGGTCCGAGTTCGTCGCCGAAATTCGCTCCCCATGGAATGATATGGCAGAGATACATCTGAGGATTATGGAATCGGACATGACAGGAATTTGTTGCTATCGCGCTTTCGTTGCTGACATTAAAGTTGTCGACGAAGTCGCGGAGCACCGTGTCGGTTAGCGAATCCATTTGAGGCTCATATTCAAACTTGACTAGAAGAAGGGCGAAGCTAACTCCAAAAGCAACTAAGGTCAAGCTCACGAGCGCTCGACGGAGTGGCTGCAGGTACCATTCCTCTGTGCCTTTAAGTTTCGTTCGTTGTTTTCGCGCATTGCGACGTCGATAGAGCATATTGAAACGATATGACCGAGCGTATAGGGTACAATACCATGCGTGAGCTTAACGTAAGCAATGTATAGATTTGCAATAAGTTGTTGTTCGCTCTCGCATGACTGACTTATTGTATACTGTAAAATTCTACCTTTTAATGGATGTATTTCATAGAATACAATTCAAGGGCAGAGCCAGGGTGAGGGGGGGGGAAGTCTGCATGACCTGTGAGTCGTTCTAACGACTGACGCGGCAAAACCACTTACGAAGTCAAACGACATTTTAGTAAAAGTGATTTTCAAAACATATCTgtttgtcaaaattaacgtgccatggaattgaaccacggagcgctatccccaaatcacgtcttTTGACCAcgtcacatttaaggtatattaagcatattcacttatatcttgacaTCTGTTGACTTTAGGGGATGGCTCTAGTGTCTGGGCGACTGGCGCTTgtcctcttaagaggacacgaaaaaagcgaaaactATAAGATAATTGTGTAGCTCTAGTACAATATTCCACGCAAAACtggaatttgaccatggtggtcaAGAATGGCACTATGTTTTCGAGACTTTAGTCGAATGCATAGAAAGTAAAATAAAATATATATTTAATCACTATGGGAGGTGGCCATATGCTCAGAATAGCAcagctttccatttttggtgcagcaaatccatggttctcTACTACCGGGTTTTTCCTCATCTTTGTCAAGGAACCAACTCACGATGGTTAAGTTAcacagccaatctctcctcacagtcattgTCTCCATACAATGACCGGTCTTCCTCAATTTAGCGTAATCAACTAACCTTATAATTTtaggatctacacaaaccaaaaggtctgtTTCTCTAGGATAGTTGGTCCCGATACAATCTATCGCTTGACACGACCAACTCActcccttgaggagttcttccCCTCCCTTAACGCAAGGCTCCGCCTaagtcttttacggcaggcgcggacgctttcgcgacaAGTTATGAGCCCAACACGTCCCCACTGTTTCACGTATACATCATTCCAATACGAATAGTCATTTAGCTACAAGTGACTTCAGTTGAAGACTTTTCTAATACTGCCCTGTTCTTATACAAGATCCCCAAAGATCTTTACACACCAGTAAAATTACCTTCACAAAACTCTCTCGTTTCCCCTCTCGAAACAACCTTGCCTTCCAACACCGCTTTTACCGCCTTCACCGCCTTAACGCCTTCGTCAAGTCACCTCAAACGCCTCACCGTTTTCATCTCCTTTACCCTACACTTGACACCACACATCAAGTCTTCGAGTAAAGTAACCGTTGCCTTCTTTCCGCACCGATTCCTTTTGAAACGCCGCATTTGACTCACTGATTCCAATCGCTATCGCAACCACAACTACCAACCGCAACTATCGTCGCAAACCTCTCTCAACAAGCAATCAGTTAACACTTTTCTCAAGCAACAACCACATCAAATACACCCACAAACTCATCTATTTGTCTGTTCAACTCGCAAAGACAAATCTCTGTTTTGGCCCCAAATTTGATAAACTTCATCCATCCAAAACGTAATCCCGACAACTGCTCTGCTCCAACGACAACACAAGTTCAACAAATACGCCGAAGAAGTCCATACACAACACTCCTTCAGTAACTTGGCACAAGCTCTCCTTGAAACTCTCACTCTAGTATCGCCTCGAAACTCATCGAAACGCCGATCTTGACACTCAGAGTCAACCAAATCTATCTCTAACTGCCTGATACACAAAGGCCACCTTAATTTGGTGTAACGCTCAACGCCAACTTGACCTCACACAACGCATAACAAACTTCTCGAAACTCCACGCATCATGTTGGACTTTATCATCCCTGATAACTTTCCTCCTGACAACCCCACAGTGGAGACTACGGAACCAACTGCAACCATTGCACCAATCCCAAATCCTGATCCGCCTGAAAATGTCAATGTCAACACCACCTTGGATATCCCGGACGCATTGAAAGATCTCCTTTCTAACGTATCAAACACTGATGCCACAGTTTCTGGCGCCTACTACACTTGATACACTCACTAGTTTCGTGCCTCTCTCTCGTCAACGGATTATTACACGTACCAAACTCAAGCATTCAAGGGACTCATCAAGGAATTCAAGTTTGATGCTGATAACCCAATGGATGTTCTCACCAAGGCCAAGTCAAACATGGAGGAAGCCGCTTTTGCTCTTACAGCAAAAGGTATCATCAATTGAAAGAACAAATTGGAAAACTTCCTTACCGAATTTGGACTTCGCGACCCATTTGATACCATTTACACACAGTGGCAAACCTCCCCTAAGGGTCCCATTCCTGTCTTCACGTCAAGTAAAAGTCTCTTTCACGACTTTCATTTCATCTCCTTGTCCAACGTTGTCAATACGGTGGAATTCATGAAACAGTACACAAACTTGACTCACCCAACCAAAGGAAAAATCAACAAAGAACATTCCCGTGATTATTCCATGTCCGGAACCGTTTTATACAACTCATGTGAACCGTCTCTCCAGTTGTGGTTAGATACCCAGATTAGTATCAGCACCGACACCATTCTCAAACGCCATGGCAACTCAGGACCAGTCCGTTTTTATCTCATTTGGTCTCGCTACGCCAATGTCGATGGAGCCGTAGCCACGTCTATTCAAAACGCTCTTACCAAGCTTCAAGTGCGCGATCTTCCCGGTGAGAATGTGTCCCTTTACTTTGACACCATTACCATTATTGAAGAGTATCTTAGCTCCATGGGCCGTACCATTCCTGACTTTGTTTCACACGTTATTGACGTTTTGATCAATGTGTCTGTTCATGACTACTCCCTGTTTCTCAAGACACAACAGTTTGTCTCAAATCCAGCGCTTCGGAATATACATGCCCTTCGCCAGCTTGTCTGTGACCAATACCAGCTGCTTCTCAATTCTGGCAAATGGCACCCTACAGCAAAAACTGGTGCCGCATTCCACGCTGTCAAGAACTTCTCCATTGAAACTGGTTTCCCCAACGACACTCCCAACACCAGTGCCAATATCAACCAGTCTCCTGGACATTCTAAGCCCCGACTCTCTCGCGAAGAGTGGGAAAAGACTATTGATCGATCTCCCCCGTCTCCGGGCTCCCCAGACTGCCGAAAGTCGACAAAAGGGGATTTCAACGAGTACTGGTGTGTCACCTGCAATCGCTGGGGCAATCACCCCACCGACAAAACTCGTCATCCCACGGCAAAGCTAGACCACACTCAATTTCTCGAAAAACGAAAGAAGCGATTCACTAAACGAGAGACTCAAGACCCATCTCCGGCTCCCAGTAACCCTCCTACTCCACCACATGGCATCAATTCCTCTGGGGCACTCCAATTCTTGTGTACTTCCCCACTTACCCAGTTCCATTCCTTTGGCGTTCCCCCGGCGAATTTTTAATGGCACTGATCTTACAGATAAGCCCTTTCCTTTCCTTTGACCCCGGTGGATTATTGTTTCTTGTTGGTCTCGTCTGCCTCCTTCCTTTCCTTCTCTACCAGACTTGctgcctccttttccttctggGGGTCGGGCGAGCTATGCTCCCATTTCTCGCTTCCTTCCTGCCCTGCTCCACCTGGACTCCACACCGCACTCATCGACACTCCAAATGGCGCCTCACCACCGCTTTTCCTACTTCGTTTCTTCTCCTTTCCTCCGTTTCGGTCTCTCGCACTACAGCGACCTTTCTCGGCACCCTTAAGATCACGGCTGTTACTCCTGCCGCACATCAGCTCCTCACCTTCCGTACTGTTTACCTACGTCCCTTTcaacgctgtcgtcgtcctgGTTTATCACACTCCCGCGCTGGTCACTTCACCACTTATGTCTCCAGCCGTCAACTCTGTTTGGAATACCGCACCCTTCTTAACGACTTCAAACTGTGCCGTTTTTCGGGCCTCCTTGATCCTTCTCTGGCGTATTTTGATCATCCACAATATGATCTTGAACGTATACTACCCTACGGACCTTGGGAAGATGATCCAACCATTGTTCCCTCCTTTTCTCCTCCTGTCGAACCCCTGTATGTTGTGGACTCCCGTCTCGCCTCTGCCCTGAGCACACGTCATCTCCAACAGCTTTTTGACTCCGCTCTACTACAACACAACATGGTCTCCGAAATCCGCCATGCCCACAGTTCCGACAATGTTTGTTCACCCCTCCTACGGCCCGGTTGCGCCACGGCTTCTATTGCTGGTGGCACTCTCCCTTATGACACCCTCTATAGTCATCGCTCAACCCCTTGGTCCATGGGGTATTCTCCTCCGTCCTCTCTACACTGTGCCTACGCTCatgataaagtatagccacgcaatactgcaatttgccactaaggtgagcaattatcatagctattgttgttggaacattcaactagcatagtgcctagctctgaatattggccatgtttgccagccttattactgtcccagtagtcgtctgtacgacgctgcggatagaggcaatgtttttcgggtcattaccgaaatgtcatttgcgaaggcagtgcgaagtgacacgtgtgtgcatctaaggatgcagcagttgtgacacgcaagacgacatgtcttgcc from Phaeodactylum tricornutum CCAP 1055/1 chromosome 12, whole genome shotgun sequence encodes the following:
- a CDS encoding predicted protein — its product is MLDFIIPDNFPPDNPTVETTEPTATIAPIPNPDPPENVNVNTTLDIPDALKDLLSNFRASLSSTDYYTYQTQAFKGLIKEFKFDADNPMDVLTKAKSNMEEAAFALTAKGKINKEHSRDYSMSGTVLYNSCEPSLQLWLDTQISISTDTILKRHGNSGPVRFYLIWSRYANVDGAVATSIQNALTKLQVRDLPGENVSLYFDTITIIEEYLSSMGRTIPDFVSHVIDVLINVSVHDYSLFLKTQQFVSNPALRNIHALRQLVCDQYQLLLNSGKWHPTAKTGAAFHAVKNFSIETGFPNDTPNTSANINQSPGHSKPRLSREEWEKTIDRSPPSPGSPDCRKSTKGDFNEYWCVTCNRWGNHPTDKTRHPTAKLDHTQFLEKRKKRFTKRETQDPSPAPIPFLWRSPGEFLMALILQISPFLSFDPGGLLFLVGLVCLLPFLLYQTCCLLFLLGVGRAMLPFLASFLPCSTWTPHRTHRHSKWRLTTAFPTSFLLLSSVSVSRTTATFLGTLKITAVTPAAHQLLTFRTVYLRPFQRCRRPGLSHSRAGHFTTYVSSRQLCLEYRTLLNDFKLCRFSGLLDPSLAYFDHPQYDLERILPYGPWEDDPTIVPSFSPPVEPLYVVDSRLASALSTRHLQQLFDSALLQHNMVSEIRHAHSSDNVCSPLLRPGCATASIAGGTLPYDTLYSHRSTPWSMGYSPPSSLHCAYAHDKV
- a CDS encoding predicted protein; this translates as MLYRRRNARKQRTKLKGTEEWYLQPLRRALVSLTLVAFGVSFALLLVKFEYEPQMDSLTDTVLRDFVDNFNVSNESAIATNSCHVRFHNPQMYLCHIIPWGANFGDELGPAVTKEVLRKKYPNCGGVDDLPVLDLSKREKYNHFLPEICLFTVGSVFFLVRDNDHLWGTGSIDGQRQICQNEAKNLTVYSVRGPKTANLVKRWCRDKLHTPFRGISGISQELGFGTTGDPGFLVAHLFENEFKYDSAAAPLDYCVIPHYFNRKINDLKSVPKEQILSVQQSWQSMIKKMLRCKFIISSSLHGVILSESFGIPVRWLSRNNRVAPFKFHDYFESFGYRNATEIGSVSTVEEGVAMGPPAVLTEAVRQEQVSRILQTFPYALFTVAGSDATS